From the Lathyrus oleraceus cultivar Zhongwan6 chromosome 3, CAAS_Psat_ZW6_1.0, whole genome shotgun sequence genome, the window agttttctccctttgataacaaaagaccttaaggcttttggaccaaattaattcaccaacttgttttgagatttttaccccgaactacgaggttttgatcctaatcttttttaagatggtacgtaggcagtgggtttatcctttcaaacacaaaattgtaaataaattgtacattcttctctcatctccccaatcatatttgcacaaataaatttttcacaaataccaacctaccttacaacattgtggaaagggctccctaggagtacctaggatgttttgggtgcttaaaaccttcccattgcataaccaatccccttatccatatctctgacatttttattagtttttgatttgataaaacttctcggtttttgttcgctttctaacctttcctttggacaaatagaagtgcgatggcgactcgaattgtatgatttacttttgatttagtcaataaatctaaaggtaacgaataccccgctacagcgtcgagctgcccaagctaaatcacaatttttttctccaatagtgagtatctggtctcacacttggtgaacttcttgctcaagtagtagaTTGCATTCTCTTTACGACCCATATCTTCATGcttgtcataccctcaaatttaccctaccttCATATCTCCTTCCATAACCCTAATACATGAGCATACATCCCTCATGCATCATTTCATATGCATCTACACCCATAATGATCCACAAACTCAAGGCATGAGGTTCATCTATGAAGCTTTAAGACTCTTTGATCTTGTTGAGGTGTACCCAAACCACCTTAACCCTAACCTTCATCCTCAAGTTCCTTGGATCTTGGAGGATCACTCAAGATaattctctcacttataaaaCCTTAATTGGATAGTGAGCCCTCATTGAAGACAGGtgaagattcatctggtcacccaaggacctcAACCATAGTTCTTGATCCTCAATGGCTTGTATAAGTCATGATCAACCTTGAACCTTGACCTTACCATTGAGGACCCctaatatccaaactttgttCATACCATAATCCCTTTTAATCACCTAAATACATCTCTTGCACcccaaaaccctaatttgtatGACTATGGCTCTTGATgaaacttgttgaccaagaaaccctagtttgtgCATCCCTTGGCTTCTATGCCCTGTCTCATTTAATCATTAATCAACTTGATAACTTGTAAATATTGAGTGATACAATCTTCCATTtttcaaatcattgatagatggactttAGGTTATATAACTTTAATTGTTTCAAATCTATTGTTAGATGATAAAagatcatcttcaatactttgcatcaatgataagttatcccttgatgcaccatattttgagtcttttgacctatggatagataatcctcaaatGTTTACCTTGTACATTTAATTAACCACTAACTATACCTCACTAACTTTGACTTCGTCAgcctttgttattgtgattttgttattattgtcttATGGTTTATTTTGTGTCATCCATACTATTAACCTTTGTTATTGCGATCTTGCTATCATTACCTTGTGATTTAATTTTATGTTATTATATTGTAATTTACATTCAAAcactcattatcatcatcattgtataaatTCCTCATGCATGTTTATCATTGTCATTTATTTATTGTCATCATGCgataaaaaaaactcaaaaacATGATAAAGTTATTATACCAAAAAGATGCATTCCACTAGTAATCAATCtttggacttagaggatttcacTTAGGACCCTTTCTTGGAGGACCTTACCCTATCTTTTGACATTATGCCTCAACTTTTGATTTCATATGTAACTTACACAcctgttgtaagaatggcatcatggcactACCCTAGTGAGACAAGACTGTAAGACCATTATTCTTAgttagcttaggtcacttttgcatacacaaggctttctctagggctaccttacaatgagacagttTACTTTATTTCTTGGTTACTTTGTATATTCATGTACGTCACCAATTTCATAATCAaagcaataaacccttgatccaacatcaagcgacattttcttaatcaaactcaaaaaaacaataaaactacaattagtattgtgcgccacgagccttaatTCATGGGGAATGGGTAAGGATGGAGTTCTCCTACCCTTAatctgattattttggacacaagactcttaacttgttgtctagaatattcacctccacccatatactttagtgcaatctaatcacatacattcttttcataaacccttcttcaaggtaaaatcaacacaacccatcaaactTATTTTTGTGCCTTAGGACATCACTCagaaaacccttttctcaaaggtaaaatcaaccaaaccatatgttagaacaagatttggttatgcatctatacctagagttttgatgataacaatgttgtatttgtgtgagaacaattttggtaccctaatggtttatTATTGTGTAACTTTAACAACCAGTTATGATTCTAATCATATGATATGCAACATCATTTATTTCTGAACTATGTGCCTCTAAATCCTCTTCTGCGCAAGTATTAGAAGTTCAGAAAGACATCATTATTACTGATGTGATGTTCTTTATGCTTCTGAGTTATTTCACCCATTAGAAGCTTCTTAGGAGACTCTATGTTGCtgttgcaatgttctctcagttcgtgcttctggacgtgactctgatcaccaaacttttgaagaatggcaagcttctaAAATTGTTTTTTGAAgctgaagatctcaagccaaacaattgaagttatcaaggttctgactgaggattctgaagactctgaagattctgaagatactgaagaccTCATGCCAGATTACTGACATTGtcaaggttctgaagtttctgaatccaactctctacttcttcacttcatgcttcaatcatctttaatcagaagccaatgaatttgaagataagatcaaaatgggaacgtgatcaaatagtacatggtacaaatAGAACAACCTTTCCATTAATTGATTTTGTGGACAAGGAtagtactatacatcacacctgtcactaAATTTGTGGGTGAAAGGACAATACTTAGTATCATACCTTTCCCATCCAACAATGGACAACCGGTCAAAAGGAGATTTCCCTATTTTGCCCTCTAACAGTCACATGCTTACAttatataagcatgcattggaaaCTAGAAAAAAATGCTGATTTGCATAAGTATTTTGACAAGCtatttttctttgtgaaaagctatcattctttgtatacagttttctttaagtgtttgttattcatttgtaTAAAATCTtcttgtgtagaagcatcttgtaacatACTAAGTATTCTTAAAACTATTCGTTTGAgtccttaaggaggttatccttgagaagacaaagaaagttgttctttgtgagtccttaaggaggttatccttgagaagacaaagaaagttgttctttgtgagtccttaaggaggttatccttgagaagacaaagaaagttgttctttgtgagtccttaaggagactaaggtttagctggatccttgagaagacaaagaaggttattctttgtgtttattataatctgttgattatagtggattaagtccttgtgtataaggcaaaatcaccttggcgggtggacaAGATTAGCTCTAAGttcaagcgaactaggataaaagtctttgtgtttttatctctttgttattaactcgttagtggtgttttttgttttgaaaaaagcttttgcttgtaaaacccaattcaaaccccaaatttcttgtgtttttcacacaTTCACCATAAACATTTTATACTCTGAACTATGGATATCTGATTCTTCATCACCCGAtgaatgatacgtaggcacaagggccccaatccttgaCAAACACAAAAATTAAAACCCAAAATCTCATTCTTTCACACTTTTCctaataaataataaatacaaaTGCATGCAAAAAactaaatggttcccatggagtaccatgaaCGTGAGGGATGCCAATAGATTCGCCTTGCATAACAAACTTCTGAAACCAATCTTAGTTGCGAGACCAATCTGTATCCGTACACGTGCACTCCCTTGTGAATTTCTTTTATTTTGAGGGTTTTATTGAATATTTTCCCTCTCCTCTCTTAACGAGGAAATCcaataaaattcggtggcgactcttctgttttcCTTTCTTCAAAAACAGTCAAGTCCCAGTTGTTCCTGAAACCTCGGtagcgacaactggcgactctgctggggatacgttttccctaagcaagtctacCCTAGTTTAGGTtgtctttttgtgtgtgtgtgtgtgtgtggggggggggggggggggttatattgtttatttattatttatgtCTTTATTCTTCTATTCTTTTATTACAAACTTTATATATTATTCTTTGTTTGTCTGTGACCTTGGCTCCGTGACGATGGAAACAAAGAATGGTTAAAAATGATcgaaattctagtaacagactatcaATGTCACACTGaatgttatgacatccaattctgcgcagacaggtaaTATATGCAGAAGGTAAATGTAAAACGCAGTAAGTGACACAGagaattgttaacccagttcggtgacacacacacctacgtctgggggctaccaaggcagggaggaaatccactataagaggtattaattcaggacttaaaccaactatttaatcctatcacttaagacctacccaatgcaatttcaatctaaactaagacctgagttcctactcactccccctcaatcacaacagtgattacaacctttaataagtttaaagtcagtggtgaagttatacttcaaacaactcttgattatgcttaaaagctttaatcaagaaacacaacactcacgcttaaaagcttagagtgacacaacaattacaactcaataaacaccctagtccaatgcaatcatctaggtgataattgcttggctcacacGTAAAATCTTATACAAGACAAAAATAAAAATACAGCAAGGAAATACAATGATGTATTTAATTCTTCACACTTCAAAATCCTGaattgctgaaagtaggattgccatccttttataatgcaacacttgggccttgtacttgaatttcctaaacttaaggttaagcaagttaacctaatttccacatattagggtgctaacaaataggctatatgttagGTCTCTTGATTTTAGCACAtctgttagtttcctggattttagcacagctgttagatttctgaaaaatagcctgagataaatactgaaacagaaaaactaactagcctacactttagcatatgctgtcaggaatgtatgtcataacattcagtttgacatccagacaataggctatatgctaggtctcttactcagctgttagtttcctgaaaaacagcctgaaataaatactgaactataacagaaaaactaactagcctataattcagtatctgctgtcagggatgaatgtcataacattcagtttgacattcagtaaatcctgtattagctaatcctgcagcatactactcaagcatgtcatgacatcagtgaagacatcagagtacagtaagtgttttaacacaaaatgcagtcaatcaaaaacatctacaaactccccctttgggaaatttttggctaaaacaacttggcatcacaacagagttcacagcagcagAAAACACACTTCCAAGCAGAGAATcaaattagctaatacactcagcacacatagacgttaaacttcaaacagcagcaacACAAGTAGATAGCAAACATCAACACACTcaacacacatagaagttaaacttcaaacagcagcagcACAAGTAGATATCAAACAGCAacataacctcttgtttagaggaccttcaacttcaatgaaatttgttgtcctggggtacatgtgttactccccctttttgtcaaaaatgttgccaaagcaccacttaatattacagaccaacaaaaataaaatgacaaGCAAATTTCAAAAACACAGGAAATGTACTAGTCATCTGACTCAGAGTCAGCATCATCATATGTGCCATCATCAGGACTGGCATCTGCTTCTCCCTCTTCACCTTGTCTTTCAGCTCCTTCTGTAGCAGCAACAGCAGCTTCACCAAGCACATCACCTTCAGTCATCTCCAAAGTGCTAATCAATTTTTCCAAGttcagcttccttgcctctaAATCCCTGCAAGTTTCTTTGAGCATTGCAATGACAGCAGCTTTACCTGGTGGATTGCTTACACGTGATGTCTCACCTGttgtcatgacaatgtcagggacatggGTACCTAGGAACAACTTATGATTGAAGGACATAGGGTTATCTCTTTTCTTCACAGAATCATTCTCTGTCAAGATGTTTGGAAACTGATTCAACACAATACCACAGATGAGAGAGGGAAAGGCTATAGgccccttcacactgaagcttcCTGCATGCTTCAAAGTTTGATAAAAAATATAGGATCCATAGTCAAAATTggctttggttccaacagcataTATAAACTTTCCAAGCATTACAGCAATTGTAGATTTATGATTGGTGGGCACCCAGTTAGCAGCTCCAATCTTGTGCAGCATTGCATACTTGACCCTCAGTTTGCTGGCCACCAACTTTCCTTTGAGAGGCCACTTCCTCACTTGATTAGCATtgatgacttgacagattttgttgtcagtcacctcaagcttaggttgagctacatcaggccttcccaaatacttgttgatcactgaaggagagaaatttacacacttgcctcgcacataCACTTTCCTGAATTCCTTAGACTTCCCATCAGCACATTCTTCAGACAAATTAACAATAAATTCCTTTACCAACATCTCATAGCACTTTGAGAACTGAGTCACAGTCTTCATTAAACCAGCCTCTTGAATAAGGTCCATAATATCCTTACAGTCTAGGACATTCTGAGCTAATTCCCTTTCCAAAGCCAGCCTCTTCTGATAAACATATTTCCACCTGTTTACACTTGAAGCAAAATGAAAAGATATGTTGTCAATtggtacctcagggacactagctgcaagcttgctagtggttggcttcttctttgacagaGTGTCAGGGACATCACATGGAACATCTGAGTCAgactcaacaacaacaaacttggtcttctttttcttgggcacccctttgctccaagatttggtTGGACCATGAACTTTTCTCTTGAGGGAGCTCTCGACTGCCACCTTTGTCTTGGACGAGTTTGGAACATCAATCTTCTTTCTGGGGGACCTTTGAGCCACTATTTTcttttctctcctagtcctaacccttttggctatgctagaAAGGACTGAGGACAACAACTCATTATCAGAAAATTCCTCCAGGTCTACTATTTCAGCCTCACagttagggttgtcactgacatcatgAGTGACACGGACTTCTTCACCAGCCACATTATCTAAGGGTTTGTCAACATTTGACTCCTTATGAGCATCAGTTTGCTCAACATCATCAGAGATATTCTTTCCTAAAGACTCCATATTTTCTTGATAAGCAACACTATAAGGTTCAATAGTGTTTAAGGAAATGGAAACCCCAAGGACCTTATGATTACCAGACAGTATTCCAGTCACCATAGTGGCAATGGCATTGTGAACATACCTGGAACCTTATTTGGTTCGTTCCTCAAGAGCGATGGCTGAGGAGAAGCCTGATAcagtttctttaggtcttcttaCATGTGAGGTATTCGCAGAGTCAGCAACAGGATCTTCTCTGTTAGGGTTGCTTGGTTCAGAGCTAGAGGAATTAGACATGTTCTTGGAGGAAGATGAGTTGGATTGTTGAGACATGATGAGTATCTTAGAGGCGAAATGAAAAGTTTCTTTGAGAGAATGCTTGCGTGACTGAAAGTTGAAACGACGGAAGAGGTAACGCTTGTTGCAAGAGTAATAGctattatttgttgaccaatcAAGGCATACTCTCAAAtgtttaataatttgaaatattaaacagtaaatacctaacatcattagttgctataattcctcagaaagacatattcccactttgccccttaaattttcaaactgagtagcatccaatgtcatgacattctgagtgacattgtactcagtcatcatctgtttcatccataccagttgggaacaactgctaccagatgctatgtactcagcttctgcaGTGGGTAATGATACATATTTTTGTTTCTTCCTTTCAACtacaccattttgttgaggaataataggtgaggacaactcatgactttcaatctgcataggtcccattaagtacatgtgcaaaagttccagagttttggatgttgtaggatgtccaagcttaagatgtgacatcttggttagcttgccaacctgacattctccacagacttttccttcatccataagcggctttgggattcctctaactgcttccttggatatgatcttcattcctcttaaatgtAGATGTCCAAGTGTTAtatgccacaacttcacttccttttcttccttggctaagaagcacattgaggagtagtttgagacttcaggttcccataggtagcagttatctttggatctggatcctctcataacttccttattttctccattcttcacaacacattcttccttagtgaactgtacattgaagccttgatcacatagctggcttatgctgatgagattgGCAGTTAGTtcttttactaacaacacattattcagttctggaactccaggactgtccagcttaccaacacctttgatttttcctttagctccatcaccaaaggtcatATAACTGGgagtatgaggttgtatatccaccaataagttctccatcccagtcatatgtcttgagcaaacactatcaaaataccagtcttctctggtagatgccctaAGAGATGTGTGAGGtaatctagcaacccattgttgtttcttgatgggggcattatgcttaggtctgacttgaggggtctggttaggataaccatgcaacctgtaacagaagggttttatgtgaccaaatctaccatagtagtggcatctccatctttgaaatttcttcttttgatggttaGTCATCCTGTGtccatgatgttgtgacattggttgtgacttctgcttgagtttctgaacttcagcctttgagcttttgaattcagatgaggattccttaacaaagcctaaaccagacatggttcctgatttttgtcccacctttagaatctcttccagagtgtcagttcctttattcagcattctgatggattttgtcatttgatctagcttagaggtcaaCAAGTTTATCTCTCAATTTAGACCATCTATaactgtcagatgcttcttcttctcagcttccaactccttgatgagtttcttctgcttttctccttggatacacacttcatcacttttgacacataactctttatatgaagcagcaagttcatcaaatgtaagttcatctccacttgagtcatcatcagatgcacagacactagttagtgcagtgacatgctttgcagattctccttctgattcactctcagagtctctatcagaccaggtgacagatagtcccttcttttgcatcttgaggaaggtaggacattcagctctaatgtgtccaaaaccttcacatccatgacactggattcccttgccttggttgaacttttcttcatattttgatcttctactgatgttAG encodes:
- the LOC127131546 gene encoding uncharacterized protein LOC127131546, whose product is MVTGILSGNHKVLGVSISLNTIEPYSVAYQENMESLGKNISDDVEQTDAHKESNVDKPLDNVAGEEVRVTHDVSDNPNCEAEIVDLEEFSDNELLSSVLSSIAKRVRTRREKKIVAQRWKYVYQKRLALERELAQNVLDCKDIMDLIQEAGLMKTVTQFSKCYEMLVKEFIVNLSEECADGKSKEFRKVYVRVINANQVRKWPLKGKLVASKLRVKYAMLHKIGAANWVPTNHKSTIAVMLGKFIYAVGTKANFDYGSYIFYQTLKHAGSFSVKGPIAFPSLICGIVLNQFPNILTENDSVKKRDNPMSFNHKLFLGTHVPDIVMTTGETSRVSNPPGKAAVIAMLKETCRDLEARKLNLEKLISTLEMTEGDVLGEAAVAATEGAERQGEEGEADASPDDGTYDDADSESDD